A part of Melittangium boletus DSM 14713 genomic DNA contains:
- the tnpA gene encoding IS66 family insertion sequence element accessory protein TnpA produces the protein MDKREWAEQFRQQVLARGGVGPRARYTPEQKQQAVEYVRERQQQGESVEEVARQLGMSSWTLSRWSSAARRERQEPEGAGLVPVEVKAERAVARRGGLVVHGPGGVRVEGLSVEDAVALLRGLR, from the coding sequence ATGGACAAGAGAGAGTGGGCGGAGCAGTTCAGACAGCAGGTGCTGGCGCGAGGAGGCGTGGGGCCGAGAGCGCGCTACACGCCGGAGCAGAAACAGCAAGCGGTGGAGTATGTGCGAGAGAGGCAGCAGCAGGGCGAGAGCGTGGAGGAAGTGGCCAGGCAACTGGGGATGAGTAGCTGGACGCTCAGCCGCTGGAGCAGCGCGGCGCGGAGGGAGAGGCAGGAGCCGGAGGGAGCGGGACTGGTGCCGGTGGAGGTGAAAGCGGAGCGGGCCGTGGCGCGGAGGGGAGGGCTGGTGGTGCACGGGCCCGGAGGTGTACGGGTGGAGGGTTTGAGCGTGGAGGACGCGGTGGCGCTGCTGCGAGGGCTGAGGTGA
- a CDS encoding prenyltransferase/squalene oxidase repeat-containing protein codes for MAELQSLVSKTGQGGGLMSPSVYDTAQVLRLLTPEDSTSPVVDWLLDQQVSDGGWGDSVLPLHRDIPTLSAILALRRFPQHPRTRGAIEAGLRFLRAQAPLWSELVVDELPVAAEILLPSLLSELGEEEALPREPYAKLMALGERKRKLISKLPMRAGVPWIHVWETWGTEPTTALMDGAGSIGHSASATAAWIKAAQGRPELESFVQRGRQYLRESSRSTGSELQGVVPVGAPHTYFEQSFVVYALLMAGLLDDPRLSGPVTSVMRGLTRALGPQGIGMSDHFLQDGDDTSAVVAAMRALGMDADPALLYRFQKDDHFIAYPGEMNSSPTLTARCIHALRMLGKTEGLEPFQNYLLSRQEPTGRWSFDKWNRSWLYTTFHSVVGLVDSPHMDAVYKALHAVLSAQSADGGWSSVGPANMTETAYAVLMLGFLERHGVRHSGISLALDRASRWMMRHYSPFVPAEVKVKCWISKELYRMERIDTAFELSALLMLRMRG; via the coding sequence ATGGCGGAGTTGCAATCCCTTGTCTCCAAGACGGGTCAGGGCGGCGGGCTCATGAGCCCTTCCGTCTATGATACCGCCCAGGTGCTGCGACTCCTCACACCGGAGGACAGCACGTCGCCCGTGGTGGATTGGTTGCTGGATCAGCAGGTTTCGGATGGGGGATGGGGGGATTCGGTCCTGCCGTTGCACCGGGACATCCCCACGCTGTCCGCGATCCTGGCCCTGCGGCGTTTTCCCCAGCACCCGCGGACGCGTGGCGCCATCGAGGCGGGCCTGCGCTTCCTGCGCGCCCAGGCGCCGCTCTGGTCCGAGCTGGTGGTGGACGAGCTGCCCGTGGCCGCGGAGATCCTCCTGCCCAGTCTGCTGAGCGAGCTGGGAGAGGAAGAGGCGCTGCCGCGCGAGCCCTACGCGAAGCTGATGGCGCTGGGGGAGCGCAAGCGCAAGCTCATCTCCAAGCTGCCGATGCGCGCCGGCGTTCCGTGGATTCATGTCTGGGAGACGTGGGGCACCGAGCCCACCACGGCGCTGATGGATGGGGCGGGGAGCATTGGCCACAGCGCGTCCGCCACGGCCGCCTGGATCAAGGCCGCCCAGGGCCGGCCCGAGCTGGAGTCCTTCGTGCAGCGGGGCCGCCAGTACCTGCGCGAGTCCTCGCGCTCGACGGGCTCGGAGCTGCAGGGGGTGGTGCCCGTGGGTGCGCCTCACACCTATTTCGAGCAGTCCTTCGTGGTCTATGCCCTGCTCATGGCGGGGCTGCTGGATGATCCCCGGCTGTCGGGCCCGGTGACCTCGGTGATGAGGGGTTTGACGCGGGCCCTGGGGCCGCAGGGCATTGGCATGAGCGACCACTTCCTCCAGGACGGGGATGACACGAGCGCGGTGGTGGCCGCGATGCGGGCCCTGGGGATGGACGCGGATCCGGCGCTGCTCTACCGCTTCCAGAAGGATGACCACTTCATCGCCTATCCGGGCGAGATGAATTCCTCGCCGACGCTGACGGCCCGCTGCATCCATGCGCTGCGCATGCTGGGCAAGACGGAGGGGCTGGAGCCCTTCCAGAACTACCTGCTCTCGCGTCAGGAGCCCACGGGCCGCTGGTCCTTCGACAAGTGGAACCGCTCGTGGCTGTACACGACGTTCCACTCGGTCGTCGGACTGGTGGACTCGCCGCACATGGACGCGGTGTACAAGGCCCTGCACGCGGTGCTCTCCGCGCAGTCGGCCGATGGCGGCTGGAGCTCCGTGGGCCCCGCGAACATGACGGAGACGGCCTACGCGGTGCTGATGCTCGGCTTCCTGGAGCGTCACGGCGTGCGCCACTCCGGCATCTCCCTGGCGCTCGATCGGGCGTCCCGGTGGATGATGCGGCACTACAGCCCCTTCGTCCCGGCGGAGGTCAAGGTGAAGTGCTGGATCTCCAAGGAGCTCTACCGCATGGAGCGCATCGACACGGCCTTCGAGTTGAGCGCCCTGCTGATGTTGCGGATGCGCGGGTAG
- the istB gene encoding IS21-like element helper ATPase IstB, whose product MSTTSTSLRAGATAADEQQQTLAMLLRALKLPAFAAHHEELARRAGHEGWTCPHYLRQLVELELSERRGRRIERLLKASGLSTDKTLATLEQEKLPAKVRRQLPALCEGGFVERAENVLAFGLPGRGKTHVVSAIGHELVQRGYEVLFVPAVLLVQRLLLAKKSLLLEKELRRLDGYDAVIIDDIGYIQQDREEMEVLFTFLAQRYERRSVLITSNLVFSQWDRIFKDAMTTAAAYRWCTTL is encoded by the coding sequence ATGAGTACCACCTCCACTTCCCTGCGAGCAGGGGCAACCGCTGCCGACGAGCAGCAACAGACGCTGGCCATGCTGCTGCGAGCGCTGAAGCTGCCTGCGTTTGCAGCCCACCATGAGGAACTGGCCAGGCGCGCCGGACACGAGGGCTGGACGTGCCCGCACTACCTGCGCCAGCTGGTGGAGCTGGAGCTGAGCGAGCGCCGGGGTCGACGCATTGAGCGGCTGCTCAAGGCCTCGGGGCTGTCCACGGACAAGACGCTCGCCACGCTTGAACAGGAGAAGCTGCCAGCCAAGGTGCGCCGCCAGCTACCGGCCCTGTGCGAGGGCGGCTTCGTCGAGCGCGCGGAGAACGTGCTGGCCTTCGGGCTGCCGGGCCGCGGCAAGACGCACGTGGTGAGTGCCATAGGCCACGAGCTGGTGCAGCGTGGTTACGAGGTGCTCTTCGTCCCGGCGGTGCTGCTGGTGCAGCGACTGCTCCTGGCCAAGAAGAGCCTCTTGCTGGAGAAGGAGCTGCGGCGGCTGGACGGGTACGACGCGGTCATCATCGACGACATCGGCTACATCCAGCAGGACAGGGAGGAGATGGAGGTGCTGTTTACCTTCCTGGCCCAGCGCTACGAGCGCAGGAGCGTCCTGATTACGAGCAACCTGGTGTTTTCGCAGTGGGACCGAATCTTCAAGGACGCGATGACGACGGCGGCGGCATACAGGTGGTGCACCACGCTCTGA
- the tnpC gene encoding IS66 family transposase, producing the protein MGLQLETEKDVERLRQAALLLEAENRRLVARVVELTRKLMSAQGQDAEELQLRLREVERQLAQRTAELFGRSSEKRPRREQGEEDKDKEAAPGHGPRAQPTLPLLEVVHTLEEADKQCPQCGGALAEMEGCWEEAEEVDVVQRRFVLQRHKRQKYRCGCGGCVETALGPPKLQPGGRYSLDFAVEVAAAKYLDHLPLERQVRVMQREGLTVDSQTLWDQVDALARRLAPAHEALHAALLTREILGGDETRWPLLGSKSQTRWHAWALCAPDAVVYRIQEGRDAQAARHLLQDFDGIFMVDGLSTYESVAAGSGGKLTLVHCWMHARRKYVECAEAFPQAEEALEMIAALYAVEREYKEGPENLERLLELRQHKSRPLLERLHQWACAQRALPQSGLGQAIKYMSQRWTGLTRFVTDARVPLDNGATERAMRGLAVGRKNHYGSRSRRGTEVTALFYSLLETAKLCGVDPKRYLREAALAALRGDSIPLPHQLAPSAEG; encoded by the coding sequence ATGGGCTTGCAGCTGGAGACGGAGAAGGACGTGGAGAGGCTGCGCCAGGCGGCCTTGCTGCTGGAGGCGGAAAACAGACGCCTGGTGGCGCGCGTGGTGGAGCTCACGCGCAAGCTGATGAGCGCCCAGGGGCAGGACGCCGAGGAGTTGCAGCTGCGCCTGCGGGAGGTGGAGCGGCAGCTGGCACAGCGCACCGCCGAGCTGTTCGGCCGCTCCAGCGAGAAGCGTCCCCGCCGCGAGCAAGGCGAGGAGGACAAGGACAAGGAGGCCGCGCCCGGCCACGGCCCGCGCGCCCAGCCCACGCTGCCCTTGCTGGAGGTGGTGCACACGCTGGAGGAGGCGGACAAGCAGTGCCCCCAGTGCGGAGGGGCGCTGGCGGAAATGGAGGGCTGCTGGGAGGAGGCCGAGGAGGTGGACGTGGTGCAACGGCGCTTCGTCCTCCAGCGCCACAAGCGGCAAAAGTACCGCTGCGGCTGCGGCGGGTGCGTGGAGACGGCCCTGGGCCCGCCCAAGCTTCAGCCCGGCGGGCGCTACTCGCTGGACTTCGCCGTGGAAGTGGCTGCGGCCAAGTACCTCGACCACTTGCCCCTGGAGCGGCAGGTGCGAGTCATGCAGCGCGAGGGTCTCACGGTGGACAGCCAGACACTCTGGGACCAGGTGGACGCGCTGGCGCGGCGGCTGGCGCCCGCGCACGAGGCGCTGCACGCCGCGCTGCTCACGCGGGAGATTCTGGGAGGAGACGAGACGCGCTGGCCGCTGCTGGGTAGTAAGAGCCAGACGCGCTGGCACGCCTGGGCGCTGTGCGCGCCGGACGCCGTGGTGTACCGGATACAGGAGGGGCGAGACGCCCAGGCCGCGCGCCACCTGCTCCAGGACTTCGACGGAATCTTCATGGTGGACGGGCTGAGCACCTACGAGAGCGTCGCCGCGGGCTCGGGTGGGAAGCTGACGCTGGTGCACTGTTGGATGCACGCGCGGCGCAAGTACGTGGAATGCGCGGAGGCCTTCCCCCAGGCGGAAGAGGCCCTGGAGATGATTGCCGCGCTGTACGCGGTGGAGCGTGAGTACAAAGAGGGGCCGGAGAACCTGGAGCGCCTGCTGGAGCTGCGACAGCACAAGAGTCGCCCCCTCCTCGAGCGCCTGCACCAGTGGGCATGCGCCCAGCGCGCACTGCCCCAGTCGGGCCTGGGCCAGGCAATCAAATACATGAGCCAGCGGTGGACGGGGCTGACACGGTTCGTGACGGACGCGCGCGTGCCGCTGGACAATGGGGCCACCGAGCGCGCCATGCGCGGGCTCGCCGTGGGCCGTAAAAACCACTACGGCAGCCGGAGTCGGCGCGGCACCGAGGTGACCGCCCTCTTCTACAGCCTGCTGGAGACGGCGAAGCTGTGCGGGGTGGACCCCAAGCGCTACCTGCGTGAGGCAGCGCTGGCGGCCCTGCGCGGAGACTCCATTCCCCTGCCGCACCAGCTCGCACCGTCCGCCGAGGGCTGA
- the tnpB gene encoding IS66 family insertion sequence element accessory protein TnpB (TnpB, as the term is used for proteins encoded by IS66 family insertion elements, is considered an accessory protein, since TnpC, encoded by a neighboring gene, is a DDE family transposase.) translates to MIGSTRRLSVYAYGQPCDMRKSYDALSGLVTRELGRDFLSGDVFLFVGRDRKRAKALFWDGTGLCLYAKRLEKGRFAPLWRRERGARPLELTVSELALFLEGSELVGRTPLSPAPYTLAPLFQPGAEGGVTS, encoded by the coding sequence GTGATTGGCTCCACGCGCCGGCTGAGCGTGTACGCGTACGGGCAGCCGTGCGACATGCGCAAGAGTTACGACGCGCTGAGCGGGCTGGTGACGCGGGAGTTGGGCCGCGACTTCCTCTCGGGGGACGTCTTCCTCTTCGTGGGCCGGGACAGGAAGAGGGCCAAGGCACTCTTCTGGGACGGCACGGGGCTGTGCCTGTACGCCAAGAGGCTGGAGAAAGGACGCTTCGCGCCGCTGTGGCGGCGAGAGAGGGGCGCGCGGCCATTGGAGTTGACGGTGTCGGAGCTGGCGCTGTTTCTGGAGGGCAGCGAGCTGGTGGGGCGGACGCCGCTGTCGCCCGCGCCGTACACACTGGCCCCGCTCTTCCAGCCAGGGGCCGAGGGCGGGGTGACGTCGTGA
- a CDS encoding CoA-binding protein → MSYERNLIEDEEGIREVVRSSKRVAVLGIKTEQQSGQPAFYVPEYLAHAGVEVVPVPVYFPEVTHILERPVFRRLVDIPGEIDLVDVFRRSEDIERHLEDILAKKPKAVWFQSGIRNDAVARRLAEAGIQVVQDRCLMVDHRRYRA, encoded by the coding sequence GTGAGCTACGAGCGCAATCTGATCGAGGACGAGGAGGGCATCCGCGAGGTCGTGCGGAGCAGCAAGCGGGTGGCGGTGCTGGGAATCAAGACGGAGCAGCAGTCGGGCCAGCCCGCCTTCTATGTCCCGGAATACCTGGCCCATGCCGGGGTGGAGGTGGTTCCGGTGCCCGTCTACTTCCCCGAGGTGACGCACATCCTGGAGCGGCCGGTGTTCCGGCGGCTGGTGGACATCCCCGGGGAGATCGATCTGGTGGACGTCTTCCGGCGCTCCGAGGACATCGAGCGGCACCTGGAGGACATCCTCGCCAAGAAGCCCAAGGCGGTGTGGTTCCAATCCGGCATCCGCAACGACGCGGTGGCCCGCAGGCTGGCCGAGGCGGGCATCCAGGTGGTGCAGGACCGCTGCCTGATGGTGGACCACCGCCGCTACCGGGCCTGA
- a CDS encoding DUF2934 domain-containing protein: MARAHAKTNHSNKHSQQKPAPPAPVVNSTAPIAHTPNTAPSAHTAATTDVTSVSAAPAVRHGPTNEQIAARAYELFLSRGGAHGHHDEDWLQAERDLKLGR; encoded by the coding sequence ATGGCACGCGCGCACGCAAAGACGAATCACTCCAACAAGCATTCCCAACAGAAGCCGGCGCCCCCGGCGCCTGTCGTCAACTCCACGGCGCCGATCGCGCACACGCCCAACACGGCCCCCTCCGCGCACACGGCGGCCACCACGGACGTGACGTCCGTTTCGGCGGCCCCGGCCGTCCGCCATGGCCCCACCAACGAGCAGATCGCCGCTCGCGCCTATGAACTCTTCCTCTCGCGCGGCGGCGCCCACGGCCATCACGACGAGGACTGGCTCCAGGCCGAGCGCGACCTGAAGCTCGGGCGCTGA
- a CDS encoding MerR family transcriptional regulator → MRLLRSREVQALTGLSADQLREWTGRRGLVAPDVPPRGKGTQARFSWQTVLVLRLAVVLKQEFHVELKAQRELFAGLQRELAGRSFPTLWPKSVVLHGPGRWELLDVEDIKIGSNKGCIVLPFASHLEALSVGFGLPDPMQQLPLFAAVKVQ, encoded by the coding sequence ATGCGGCTGCTCAGGTCTCGAGAGGTCCAGGCACTGACCGGCCTTTCAGCCGACCAATTAAGGGAGTGGACTGGTCGCCGCGGTTTGGTGGCGCCCGACGTGCCTCCGCGTGGCAAGGGCACGCAGGCCCGGTTTTCCTGGCAAACCGTTCTCGTGTTGAGGCTGGCGGTGGTCCTGAAACAAGAGTTCCACGTCGAGTTGAAGGCACAACGCGAGCTCTTCGCAGGGCTCCAGCGCGAATTGGCCGGACGCTCATTCCCCACTCTCTGGCCCAAATCGGTCGTCCTGCACGGGCCTGGCAGGTGGGAGTTGTTGGACGTGGAGGACATAAAAATCGGGTCCAACAAGGGCTGCATCGTCCTGCCGTTCGCTTCGCACTTGGAGGCCTTGTCGGTCGGATTCGGCCTTCCCGACCCAATGCAGCAGTTGCCGTTGTTCGCTGCGGTGAAGGTTCAATGA
- a CDS encoding patatin-like phospholipase family protein has protein sequence MVASSVQQLLQGKRFGLVLSAGYFGFFGHAGFLKGLAATGLTPSAYAGTSAGGLVAAYAAAGASVQAIEELVLKQTRESFWDPDPIGAVLNAFPREGHGATGLLKGERFRKLLERTLPVSTFEQLPHPLLLTSANLSQGTHEIFTSGELAPRVHATCAYPGLFRAVRVGRDLYWDGGLVDKAPALSLRESAFGQDLDAILVHYLPSRTRKMLGGPMAYAQGIAAGSAALRHDHFRLQLSLLKERGFPVYVVVSNLPSVSPTQMERGFDALHQAKLSAERALARPPVPFEEA, from the coding sequence ATGGTCGCTTCTTCGGTACAGCAACTCCTCCAGGGCAAACGGTTCGGACTCGTCCTCTCCGCCGGTTACTTCGGCTTCTTCGGGCACGCGGGCTTCCTCAAGGGACTGGCCGCCACGGGCCTGACTCCATCGGCCTACGCGGGCACGAGCGCCGGGGGACTGGTCGCGGCCTACGCGGCCGCGGGAGCGAGCGTGCAGGCCATCGAGGAGCTGGTCCTCAAGCAGACGCGCGAGTCCTTCTGGGATCCGGACCCCATCGGCGCGGTGCTCAACGCCTTTCCGCGCGAGGGCCACGGCGCCACCGGCCTGCTCAAGGGCGAGCGCTTCCGCAAGCTGCTCGAGCGCACCCTGCCGGTCAGCACCTTCGAGCAACTGCCCCACCCGCTCCTGCTCACGAGCGCCAACCTCTCCCAGGGCACGCACGAAATCTTCACCTCGGGGGAGCTCGCGCCGCGCGTCCACGCCACGTGCGCCTATCCGGGCCTGTTCCGCGCGGTGCGTGTGGGGCGGGATCTCTATTGGGACGGAGGACTGGTGGACAAGGCGCCCGCCCTGTCCCTGCGCGAGAGCGCCTTCGGCCAGGACCTGGATGCCATCCTCGTGCACTACCTGCCGAGCCGCACCCGCAAGATGTTGGGCGGACCCATGGCCTACGCCCAGGGCATCGCCGCGGGCTCGGCGGCACTGCGGCACGATCACTTCCGGCTCCAGCTCTCGCTGCTCAAGGAGCGCGGCTTCCCCGTCTACGTGGTGGTGTCCAACCTGCCCTCCGTCTCTCCCACCCAGATGGAGCGCGGCTTCGATGCGCTCCACCAGGCGAAGCTGAGCGCCGAGCGGGCCCTGGCCCGGCCCCCCGTGCCCTTCGAGGAAGCCTGA
- a CDS encoding HsdM family class I SAM-dependent methyltransferase, producing the protein MAGESPVAPERLAMLLSRLGYTPESGWLDAHKFDALSAHRFAMQQARQEMSVIGAFCLRRLVDAMDAIATPLVYVATASDLTAAKEVHRRVWSQGLVPFLLVATPDEVLLCQGFSYSDSQWELKVKHFEWQVVSTLPRDPVATVELTEEASVLWDLRAIRLRTSLFWHDHVIDVEGRVDRRLLKNLDTLSDVLINGLKVSRKLLPPAANGLIGRLLYVFFLADRGIINQKWVVARKHKGIDLENQAVNWSARSTWKFLDDLDSIFNGSIFPLSETERAEIDESHINLVRRVMKYGAVPFRSGAVQFSFLDFYLGALRTETLSSVYEQFLKNIRSGERRRSGAFYTPPFLVDFMLDRVEERKPLRDGVTVLDPAAGSGVFLVGAYRRIIERARAERPDQPMSLDEVRELLVRNIFGVERNADACHVAAFSLYLMMLDYVDPRDLTRVAAGEDPKKLFPGLVGSNLFALDFFKDRNAFPGLPERVDCIVGNPPWQTLTILESEAAEEWHDKHKSAPIGKNQAAELFTWKALREHLSAGGILGFLLPAKSFINPTSWEFRRKLAREFTIVGSANFAHLRYRLFANARQAVVATFIQGRAPKVSDRTWVYSPLSIGQPMARKEWPWTILLDRAEVQMFSHSHIAGDQRGWFDAFILRPVDRQIRNYLEDAAAKGDISLLSQLCDSVGAAIRRGGNSTETGVARAYLNDAPSEPVPAIELLRYHGGGLFGDQSTYRDTELPRDRLARVKKPYRFRFSGNVMLVPRNFSNIRFVKHPIAYTSSTLAVFFKKPADEVNESEKRLLQAIARYLRSQTALYLVAITGRRWLMDRRNIEPADLSTFPVPFTGLEDPRVGGALECDDHEFESFLRDALGLSGDLERAIKEFLEFRIEFQDGNVPENALNYPSRKEIAKYAAVLRRSLDGQLGRAGAFEVACNLDSRAGVGVIAAQFRDIGAEKGPGNGVDALCRAALARYLRSASNSFTDSLSATYDNKTASVSVIKPLETFRWTIDSAFADSRQMMNAFVAGQS; encoded by the coding sequence ATGGCGGGTGAGTCGCCTGTGGCCCCGGAGCGGCTGGCCATGCTCCTCTCACGGCTCGGCTACACGCCCGAAAGCGGGTGGCTGGACGCACATAAATTCGACGCGCTCTCCGCGCATCGGTTCGCGATGCAGCAGGCGCGACAGGAAATGTCGGTTATCGGTGCGTTCTGCCTACGTCGCCTTGTCGATGCCATGGACGCCATTGCAACCCCGCTCGTCTATGTGGCGACTGCGAGCGACTTGACTGCGGCAAAGGAGGTCCACCGAAGGGTATGGAGCCAAGGCCTCGTCCCGTTCCTCCTGGTGGCGACACCTGATGAAGTTCTGCTCTGTCAAGGATTCTCCTACTCTGATAGTCAGTGGGAGCTAAAGGTCAAGCACTTCGAGTGGCAAGTTGTCAGCACATTGCCGCGAGACCCGGTTGCGACCGTCGAACTGACGGAGGAAGCGAGCGTACTTTGGGACCTACGGGCGATCCGGCTGAGGACGTCGCTGTTCTGGCATGATCATGTAATCGACGTTGAGGGACGGGTGGACCGCCGCCTGCTCAAGAACCTCGACACACTTAGCGACGTGCTGATCAATGGCCTCAAAGTCTCCAGAAAGCTCTTACCGCCCGCAGCCAACGGCCTCATCGGCCGACTCCTGTACGTGTTCTTCCTGGCCGACCGGGGCATCATCAACCAGAAATGGGTAGTCGCGCGAAAGCACAAGGGGATTGACCTAGAGAACCAGGCGGTTAATTGGTCCGCTCGGTCGACCTGGAAATTCCTCGACGACCTCGACTCCATCTTTAATGGAAGCATCTTTCCGCTATCGGAGACCGAGCGAGCAGAGATCGACGAGAGCCACATCAACCTGGTCCGCCGCGTGATGAAGTACGGGGCAGTGCCCTTTCGGTCCGGCGCAGTGCAGTTTAGCTTCCTCGACTTCTATCTCGGCGCGCTTCGCACCGAGACACTATCGTCAGTCTACGAACAGTTTCTGAAAAACATCCGTTCTGGCGAGCGGCGCCGATCCGGCGCGTTCTACACGCCACCATTCCTCGTGGATTTCATGCTCGATCGCGTCGAGGAAAGGAAGCCGTTGCGCGACGGTGTGACAGTCCTCGACCCCGCAGCGGGATCGGGCGTGTTCCTCGTGGGAGCCTATCGACGGATCATCGAACGCGCTCGAGCGGAGCGGCCGGACCAACCCATGAGTCTGGACGAGGTTCGCGAGCTGTTGGTGCGGAACATCTTCGGCGTCGAGCGCAACGCGGATGCATGCCACGTTGCGGCGTTCAGCCTCTATCTGATGATGCTGGACTATGTGGATCCCCGTGACCTTACGCGTGTGGCGGCCGGCGAAGACCCTAAGAAGCTCTTTCCAGGGCTCGTCGGTTCCAATCTCTTCGCGTTGGACTTCTTCAAGGATCGAAACGCCTTCCCGGGCCTACCGGAGCGGGTGGACTGCATCGTGGGGAACCCCCCCTGGCAGACCCTGACGATACTTGAATCGGAGGCAGCGGAAGAATGGCACGACAAGCACAAGTCCGCCCCGATTGGCAAGAATCAAGCGGCCGAACTCTTCACATGGAAAGCCCTGCGCGAGCATCTGTCCGCTGGGGGAATCCTGGGATTCCTCCTGCCAGCGAAGTCCTTCATCAACCCGACGTCTTGGGAGTTCCGGCGCAAATTGGCGCGCGAGTTTACCATTGTCGGGTCCGCGAACTTTGCCCACCTGCGCTACCGCCTATTCGCAAACGCGCGCCAAGCTGTAGTGGCGACTTTCATCCAGGGCCGCGCGCCTAAAGTAAGTGACCGAACTTGGGTCTACTCGCCACTGTCGATTGGGCAGCCGATGGCTCGAAAGGAATGGCCTTGGACCATCCTTCTTGACCGGGCCGAGGTGCAGATGTTCAGCCACAGCCATATCGCAGGCGATCAGCGCGGGTGGTTTGATGCGTTCATATTGCGGCCGGTGGACCGCCAGATCCGGAACTACCTGGAGGACGCAGCCGCAAAAGGCGACATATCGCTTCTGAGCCAACTGTGCGACAGCGTAGGCGCGGCCATCCGGCGGGGCGGCAACTCGACGGAGACTGGCGTTGCTCGAGCATATCTAAACGACGCCCCAAGTGAGCCCGTTCCGGCAATTGAACTCTTGCGGTACCATGGTGGCGGCTTGTTTGGTGACCAATCGACCTACCGTGACACCGAGTTGCCGCGGGACAGGTTGGCGCGCGTCAAGAAGCCTTACCGTTTCCGTTTCAGCGGGAACGTAATGTTGGTGCCACGCAACTTCAGCAACATCCGCTTCGTTAAACACCCGATCGCCTACACTTCGAGCACGCTGGCCGTTTTCTTCAAAAAACCTGCGGACGAAGTCAACGAGTCCGAGAAGCGGCTCCTTCAAGCTATCGCCCGGTATCTGCGCAGCCAGACGGCGCTGTACCTAGTGGCTATCACGGGACGGCGGTGGCTCATGGACAGGCGAAATATTGAACCCGCTGACTTGTCCACCTTCCCTGTGCCTTTTACCGGGTTAGAGGATCCTCGTGTCGGCGGCGCGTTGGAGTGCGATGACCATGAATTCGAGTCGTTCCTGCGCGATGCGCTCGGACTCAGCGGCGACTTGGAGCGCGCGATCAAAGAGTTCCTTGAGTTCCGGATCGAATTCCAAGACGGCAACGTACCCGAAAATGCACTGAACTACCCATCTCGAAAAGAAATCGCCAAGTACGCCGCCGTACTGCGACGCAGCCTTGATGGACAGCTCGGCCGCGCTGGTGCGTTCGAGGTTGCGTGTAATCTGGACTCTAGGGCCGGGGTCGGGGTGATCGCCGCGCAATTCCGGGACATCGGCGCGGAGAAGGGTCCAGGCAATGGAGTGGACGCGCTATGCCGTGCGGCATTGGCGCGGTATCTCAGGTCGGCATCCAACAGCTTCACTGACAGCTTGAGCGCCACTTACGACAACAAGACCGCGAGCGTGAGCGTCATCAAGCCGCTTGAGACCTTCCGCTGGACGATTGACAGTGCGTTCGCCGACAGTCGACAGATGATGAACGCCTTTGTCGCAGGCCAGTCTTGA